The genomic DNA ATGAAACTGCCGGAGTCCATCAGCCTCCGCGAATGGATTCCCGGCGCAACCAACCCCGTGCTGGCCGACCCAACCCAGATCCATGAACTTTGCCTGAACCTGCTGGCACGGTCTCAACAGGCCATGACGATCAGCGGCGGGGTCTTGGAGGTCCGCCTCGACAATATGGGTCTTGACGCTTCGATGACCGGTCACGACCTTCCGCTCCCACCAGGTCAGTATGTGCGCCTCATGATCTCGGATACCGGTGACGGCATTCCCGCTGACATCCGGACGCCCAACATGTATCCACTTTTCGCACCCCCCTCGACGGGAAGCAAAGCGGGAGCGGGGCTCGCGGAGTTACAGCGAATCGTGAGCGAGCATGGCGGAACACTCCGCGCCACCAGCACAGCCGGCCAGGGCACCACCATCGAGGTCTATCTGCCCGCAATGCTTCAGCCCCCTCAGACAGTGGCTCAGGAACCGAGCCGCGAGCGCGCCGCACCCCTCACGGAAGCGAAGGAATTTCTTGCCGAGCATGACAAAGAGCGGTAAATTCACTGTAGTAGTTAAACGGTGTCGAAAAGCCGCCACCGGCCGTCTCCTGAGAGCCGCAACACAATACCCAAACACTCGAACACGAATACTCCTGTGAGGAATGTTATGCCCTCGGTCCTGATCGTGGATGATGAAGAAGCGATTCGCCGACTGATTCGCAGCACGCTGGAACAGGCAGGCTATCATGTCCGCGAAGCGGCCGACGGCAAAGCAGGGCTGTCCCACTATCGCCAATCCCCGGCTGATCTCGTGATCATGGATATCCTGATGCCGGACCAGGACGGCCTTGAGAGTATTTTGACGCTCCGTCGTGAATTTCCCGAGGCCAGGATTATGGCGATCACCGGCGGAAGCGACATGATCGGCATCTTAAACTTCCTCGATGTGGCCCGTATGCTGGGCGCGCGCCGCACGCTCCAGAAACCCTTCGAGATGCAGCAGCTCCTGGATGCGGTTCAAGCCGAGATCGCCGGCTGACCGACGCCTCCCTCATCTAGTCCGTTCGTCATACCGCCCCACTGTCACATTGACTTCCGGCACATCGATCCGCACACTAGCGCCCGCTTTCCGATCCCCTTCATACATACAAGAAAGATGTGATCATGAAGACGTGGTGGACTCCGCAGCTACACGCGGTATTCGGCGGCATCGTCGTCGCAATCGGGGTTTTCGTCATGTGGGAGCAGGCTGCGACCACTTGGGCCCTGCTCGTCGCCACTGCATCGACTGCCTTTCTCTGGTGGCAGGGACGCAGCATCGCGGCCGTCTGGGCCTGGACCACCCTGGGGCTCGGGATCGAAAGCATGACCTGGCCGATTGTGACCATGATTCGAATGAGGATGGGGGGAAGTCAGCCGACCGAGGAGCAGATGGAAACGATTCTGAACGCCGTGCTGTTCGGACTGTTCACATCGGTGTTCTGGATCACCTTCGCGTTTGGACTATTCAAGCGTATACGCGAACAGAACGCCCCGCCGGCACCACCGCCCGGAAACGGGCCGGTCCCGGCACGGAGCAAGAAGAAACGGGCCAGGCGCTGACTCTCGTCACGCCATGGCAACCGGATCGACATCGATATCGAACCGGAGTCCACCTCGTCGTGATTCCCGATCGAGCACTTCACGGGTCCGCACGACTATTTCTTTGCCTACCTCAAGAGACAGAGACTTGACCAGAATCTGCCAACAATAGCGACCTCGCGCCATGGCATGTGGTGCCGGAGACGGTCCCAGGATAACGATGCTGCTCGTCTCTCCACCGAAACCAGTGGAACGCTGCGGCAGAGGCGAACCGTCGCCGGCATTGGTCCCCCGATTTCCGGCGCTCACCACCTCAGCCCGTAGCAACGCCGCCCAGCGACCGGCGGCTTGGGCGACCACCGGTTCCAGCGTCCCGGACACATCCAACCTCACAAGCGACGTCAAGGGCGGGTACTGAAGCATCTGCCGAAAAGCCTGCTCCTGTTGAAGAAACACGGAATCGTCACCAGCGGCCACCGCCATAATCGCATGATGATCCGTTAACCGGGTCTGGATCATCACCGCGCCTCCGGCATGAGCGGGCAGAGCTAACTCCACGGCATCCATCAGGCCATGGTACATCCGTTCCGCCGAGCGAAAGTCCGGCACGTGAAGACCGGCATCCGCATCCGGAACCCCGACAAACGCCGCGCGTGCCTGAAGGCCAAACCGGAATAACATCTGCGTGCCGATCACGATGTCCAATTCACCGGCGGCAAGCAGCCGACTGAACGCCCGTGCATCAGCAGGTCGGCGAATCGTCTCACCATCCACACGACCCACCCGCGCCAGAGGGAACTTCCGCCGTACGGCCTCTTCGATACGCTCCGTACCTGAGCCAACCGGCTCCAACTTGAGCGATTGGCACCGAGTGCAATGATCCGGCACGGGTTTCGTTCGCCCGCAGTAGTGGCACCGCACATGATTGCTGCGCCGGAAAAACGTCAATGCAACGCTACATGCATCGCACTGCGGCATCGCGCCACAGTCCCCGCAATGCAAGACACTCGCAAATCCTTTGCGGTTCAGATAGAGAATCGCCAGCGCGTTCTGCCGCAGGGCTTCCTGAATGCCCTCATAGAGCGGCGGCGATAGCAAGGTTCCCGCCGGGGTCTCCCTGGAGTATTCCCTCAAATCGATGACCTGCACCCTCGGAAAACCTGACGGATCTCGGTAGACACAGGCGGTCATCTCCCCGTGCTGAACCGCCGACCAACTCTCAAGCGACGGATGGCTCGAGGCCAGCACCAACAGGGCTCGATTGCAGAAGGCCCGCCGCCGTGCCACCTCCCGCGCATGGTACCGGGGCGATTGCTCCTCCTTAAGGGACGCATCGTCCTCACCTTCCACCCACACCAATCCCAATCGATCGATGGGCGCGAACACCGCCATTCGGGTGCCGACCAGGATCGTGGCCGACGAATCCTGTGCCGATTGCCACACTGCTGCGCGTTCCCTTGCCGAAAGACCACTGTGTAGGAGCAACGGCCGTTCTCCCGCTGCCGCCAGGGCTTCGGCCAATCGACCGGCATTCTCGACGTCACCCGTGACGACCAACACACGCCGCCCACGACGGATAGCGGCCCGAGCTGCCTGCACAAGACACCAGAGTCTGGTGGCCCGAGCCCCTTGAATCAGGAACGAGCCGTATGCGTCCTGCAAAAGCGCCCGGCCAACGGTATCAGGCCACGCTGCCGCATCCAGTGGCGGCGGCAAGTCATCAACTGTCAATCTCGCGAAAACCGCCTGCTCCGCCCCCGGAGAAGGGGGTTTTTTTGCTCGAGCCGCCCTCGGGACAACCGCGTCATCGCAGCGCACCACGAGCCCTCTTCGAATCAGGATCTGCACCGCGCGCATGACACGGGACTTGTCACCCTGTGCCAGGGTACCCTCTGTAATGCCCTTGGGACGACGACGAAGGCGCGAGAGCACCTGAGTTTCCACTTCTCCCAAGCCCTCAGGTAACGACGAATTGTCCGTGCCCTGCGCGGTCGGCCGATACCGTGATGGCCGCCGATCGACCTGATCGACAAAAGGCGCCACAAGCTTGATGCATTGCCCCCACGGTGCGGCATACCGGTCGGCCACCCACCGGCTGAGATCGATTTGACTGGAGGTGAGCAGGTGGTCTGGAGACGCTGGGGCAAGGCAGCGGACGGCTTTCAGCCCCTGCTCGGGAGCGCCGAGCGGAAGGCGGTCATACACCGCCGTGACGAGACCGTGAAGGTCCTGGGACCCAAACGGCACGATCACTGATTGCCCGATTGCGACCTGCCCCTTGAGTGAAGACGGGATCAGATAGGTAAAGGGCCGGTGAAGGCGGCGCGGCAGCACCACATCGGCATACCTAGGGGGAAGCGCAGGAGCCACCGGTGGAGTTGCAAACGAACGGTGATCGAACATGCGGCATTCTAACAACACCGGATGAGAGCAACAATCACGGTCCTTGCGAGAAGGGGGCTGACGGGACGCCGTAGTGGAAGCGGGGGGGGGCTATCTGCCAGGAGCGAGGATCAACACACCTGTGGCGACGGGCCTCCTCGGAAGAGACCCGTCGCCCGTCACTCATTACGAACCGGGCGGGGGCGAGGCCGTCTCACCGCCGACAGGCGAAACCGGCACTGCGACATCCGAGGGAGCGGGAGCGATCGGTGCATCCACCGACGCCGATCCTGCCTGGGTGGCTGAAGCGGGTGGCACGACTGCGGTGGATGCCGGTGCCGCGTCCAGTTGGTTATACGTAAACTGCGCAGGGATCGGATCGCTCTCACTCAGCGGCGCCTTCGCGGACTGGGCCTGGGTGCCCTCCTCCGGCGAATCGAGCACAACCTCGATACGGCGGTTTTTTTTGCGGCCCTCCTCGCTCCCATTGCTGGCGACAGGACGGCTCGCTCCATACCCCACGGCAGACAACTTCGCCGAATCCATGCCGCCCTTCTCGATCAGATACCGCACGATCTCGGCGGCACGGGCCTTGGACAACTCCCAATTGGTTGGGAATACTCCTTTGAGCGACGGCCCTATCTCCATATTGTCGGAGTGACCTTCCACGCGCACCTGCTGAGAGACCGCAGCAGTCCTCAAATACTCCGCCAGTTGTTCCAGAATGGGTACGCCGGCAGGTTTCACTTTCACCTCACCGGATTCATATTCCAACTGATCTGCCAGATCATCAAGATTGATCCTGGTGCTTCCATGAGCGCGCTCGACCCTGGGTTTGCTCATCGAATGGGACTCGCTCGGCATCGCGACAGCGCTGTCCGTCCTGACGTTCATCACCGGTTGGACCGTCGCAGCCGGAACATCCGAGTCCCCGTTCTCATATTGCATGACCTCAACAGGCGAAGCGTGTTTGGAGCGAACGCGGTCGCCGATCAGCGCACGGGCTGTGGCCTTGGACAACACCGCGGTAGCTGTGTGGGGCTCGGTAGAAAGAATCTTCACTTCCCCGATTTTCCGCTCAGGAAGCCCACCGCCGGTACGGAAGACTTCCAGATATTCGCCGGAACGGAGGCCTTCGTCTTGTCCCTTGTCGAGATAGACCAGGTTTCCCTGCGACACGAGCGACATATGTTTATCGGCCTGCAGTTCAACAATCATGGCTTCGATCTCGGCATGCTCCGAGGCGGTCTCAACGACTTCTTCTGCTGAAGGCGGTGTAAACCGCATGACCGGATCGCCAGGGGAGAGGGGACCATAGGACCGAACAACCTGGACGCCAACCAGTGCCGCGTCTATCTGAATGACTTTCACCACCCCCACTCTATTGATGATATAGCCCATGTACTGCTTGGTCATGGGGTGAAACACTTTGCGCGAGCGCCGGTACACGGTGTAAAGGTCACCGAGCGCCGCATCACCCGGATTCTTCAATTTGAGATAGAGGGTATCGGTCCCGGACCAGCCCAACATCATCCGGTTCCCGGAGAGTTGGTTGTCCCCGGTAATCACATTGATAACCCCGTCAATCGGCATCTCCTGTCGAATCGAGCCGGCGGCATACGTGAGGGCGGCTTCCCCCAGGCGAACACTTTGAGCGTTCTGAGCATGAACAGGGATGGCCGTCACAGCTGCGAGACTGCAAGACAGGATGATCAGGCTGGCGCGCATGGGTAATGTCCTCATATTGATCACACCTAGGAGGGTTATCTGTAGCAACCTTAGCAAAGAGCAGGGGCTTGTCAAGAAACGGGACGGCGCTGGACGGTTTGCTTCAGGTCTCCACGGGTGCTATCGTAAGCCTCGCACCGGAGTGACGATTCGGCAGGCATCGATAGCAGGGCGTCTGAATAGCGAGGTATGGCGTGGGAACAGAGAAGCGGCGCATCAACACTCAAATGCCCCGCAGATTGAAGGTTCGAACCGCCACGCCCATGGCTTCAGAATGGGATATCAGCGTCGGATCCCCGCCGAGTGCGCTAAGAACCCCGGCCGACAAGATGAGGACGGGATCCTCGAATAGCCAAGCCACCCCCGACACATCGCCGACACTTCCCAAGAAGAACGCAAGTCTCCCCGGCTCATAGCCACAATCCGCTGTGGCACCTAACTGCTGGACAGTATTCAGTTTCTAGGACTTTCGGGACTAGAGGCCTAGGTCCTTTGTGCGCTTGCTATTAAAAATAGGCAGGGGCTAAGATTCCGACCTCCTAATTAGCCCTATAAGCCCTCAAACCCGTTAAGGTTCGAGCCAATGGCCGGTTCCGAGCTCCTCTTAGAGTACCTAAGTCGATATTTTCCGATCCTGATGTTTGTGTTCGTCGCACTGGCGTTCGGCGCGGGCACATTGCTCATCAGCTACTTCGTCCAGCCGAAGTACCCGGAACCGGAAAAACTCTCCACTTATGAGTGCGGATCTGAACCGTTTTCCGATGCCCGGATGCCGTTCCCAGTTCGCTACTACATCTTTGCCATGCTGTTTGTCATTTTCGATGTGGAAGTCATCTTTCTGTATCCCTGGGCTATTGTTTTCAACAAGATCGGCCTGATTGGGCTTGTAGAGATGCTGATCTTCATCGGACTTTTCCTCGTCGCCTATGTCTACGCGTGGCGAAAAGGAGCTTTGGAATGGGATTGATTCAGCTGGGAGGCCACGATAAAGACGGGACTCCCGATGTCATTACTCTCACGGTGGAAAAAGCCGTGAATTGGGCCCGGAAAGGGTCCTTGTGGCCGATGACCTTCGGACTGGCTTGCTGCGCCATTGAAATGATCGCCGCCGTCTCGTCCCGTTACGACATGGATCGATATGGTGCCGGGGTCTTTCGGGCCTCCCCCCGCCAGTCCGACCTCATGATCGTGGCCGGAACCGTCTGCCGCCGCATGGCCCCGGTTATTCGCAAGATTTACGACCAGATGCCGGAACCGAAGTACGTGATTGCCATGGGATCGTGCGCAACATCCGGAAACATTTACGACAGCTACAGCGTGGTGCAGGGAGTGGATCGATTTGTGCCGGTCGATATTTATGTGCCGGGGTGCCCCCCGACTCCGGAGGCCTTATTCGATGGCATTCTGAAACTGCAAGAGCGCATCATGCAAAAGCGTGTGTTCCTCGCGCAGCCGAAAGAAGTGAAAGACGCCCTGAAGGTCTGACGCACGGAAACGAACCGAATGAGTCAACTGGCCAAACGTATCGAGGATACCTTTCCGGGCGCCTGCACCCAGGTGGTGGAGTGGCGCGGGGATGTTTCCGTCACCGTCAAACGTGAGGCCTTGCACGACATCGGCAAGTTTTTACGCGATGACCCGGCCATGAGGTTCGACTACATCGTCCATGTGAGTTCGGTCGATTGGCCGGATGACGAGGAACGTTTCGAAGTGGTCTATGAGGTGTATTCGATTCGAACCCGGCAGCGCATTCGCCTGAAAACTCGGGTTCCGGAGTCGGATTGTATTGTGGACTCCTTGACCGACATCTGGAAGGGCGCTGATTTCATGGAGCGCGAAGTGTACGACATGATGGGAATCCGGTTTCGGAACCATCCCGACCTTCGTCGCATTCTGATGCCGGACGAGTATGAAGAAGGCTACCCCCTACGCAAAGACTTTCCGCTCCGCGGCAAAGGATGGCGCGATACGTTTGAATTTTTGGACGAGCCGACCCGGTAGGGCGGCCATTTTGGACTACTAAACGCTCATGGCACAGTTCGAAGATCAACGAACTACAATCTATAAAGTCGATCCGGAACATCCGGAAGACGCGACGCTTCCAACCCTGCGAACGGAAGAGCTGCTCCTCAATATGGGGCCGCAGCACCCCAGCACGCACGGCGTGCTGAAAGTCATCCTCGAGCTGGAAGGCGAGCGGTTGGTCAAGTCCACCCCGGTGATGGGCTTTCTCCACCGCGGTGTAGAAAAGCTGGCTGAAGAAGGCACATATCATCAGTTTATTCCGCACACCGACCGCCTCGATTACGTGTGTGCGATGTACAACAACTTCGCGTATTGCCGCGCCGTCGAAAAGCTAATGAACATCACCGTGCCGGACCGCGCCGAGTACCTGCGCACGATCGTCGCGGAAATCCAGCGCATTATCGGCCACCAGTTCTGGCTCGGCACGCAGGCCCTCGACATCGGGGCGATGACGGTCTTCTTCTATTGCTTCCGGGACCGTGAAATTCTGCTCGATTGGTTTGATGAACTGTGCGGCGCTCGCCTCACGACGAGCTGGTATCGTATCGGCGGCGTCGAGCGCGATTTCACACCGTCCCTGTTCGCCAAGCTGAAACAGTTCCTCGACTATTTCCCTCCGAAGATCGATGAGTACGTGATCTTCCTGGAGAAGAACCGCATCTGGCTGGCGCGCACCAAAGGCGTGGCCGTGATTTCGGCCGAAGATGCACTGAGCTTTGGCTTGAGCGGACCGACGTTACGAGGCTCAGGCGTTGATTACGATCTTCGTAAATACGAGCCATACTCTGCCTATCCCAAGTGTGAATTCAGCGTCCCGGTCGGCAAGAACGGCGACACCTATGACCGGTACTGGATCCGCGTGCAAGAGATCTACGAAAGCGTCAAGATCATCCGCCAGTGCCTTGAGCAGATCCAGGACGGCCCGATCATGGCTGACGTGCCGAGCGTGACTCTGCCTCCGAAAGAACGCGTGTTCACGAACCTGGAGTCCATGATTCAGCAGTTCAAACTCTTCTCGCAAGGGTTTAACGCGCCTCCCGGAGAAATCTACTGCGGGACCGAAGCGCATAAAGGCGAATTGGGTTTCTACATCGTCAGCACGGGCGGCGGGAAGCCGTACCGGCTGAAAATCCGCGCCCCGTCATTTATCCATATGGGCGCATTCGATCATATGTCGAAAGGCTACATGATCGCGGACGCCGTGACGATCTTCGGCACGTACGATATCGTCATGGGGGAATGCGATCGATGAAGACCGATACAGCACAAAGGAAAAAGTGAGCGGCGCTGATTCATTCTTTCGCCCCATCGCTTTTGACTTGAGGTAACTTCATGGGTTTGAAACCAGCAACCAATCCAGACGTCGAAGCGGCCACGATCGAACTGTCGATCGACGGACGGACGGTATCGGCCAAAGATGGCGTCTCGCTGTACGATGTCATTGCCAGCACGGGCAAGATTATTCCTGCCATGTGTTATCACTATACCTTTGATCCCTTCGGATCCTGCGGTATGTGCCTGGTCATGCAGGAAGGCAAGAAGGCCCCGGTCCGTTCCTGCACTGCCAAGGCGGCAGCCGGTATGGTGATCCGCACTGACGGCGACGACCTCTTCGCGGCACGAAAGAAAGCCGTCGAAAAACATCTCTCGGTTCACCCGCTGGACTGCCCGGTCTGCGACGCAGACGGGCATTGCGAGCTCCAGGACATGGCCTTCCAGCATGGTGTGACCAATCTCGCCAATGCGAAGCAAAAGTTCATTCCTGAAGACACGCGGAGTCTCGTCCTCGACTTCAACATGAATCGCTGCATCGCTTGCGCGGAATGCATCAACGTCTGCAAAGACGTGCTGATGATCGACGCGTTGCAATTCATGAAGAAGGGCGGATTCAACCAGGTCGTGGCGAAAGGGGACCAACCCCTTGCCTGTGAATTCTGCGGAGACTGCCTGGCTGTCTGTCCGGTCGGCGCGATCACGAACAAATATTCCAAGTACCTGTACAAGCCCTGGCAGATGAAAAAAACCACCACCACCTGCAACTATTGTGGTGATGGCTGCCAGATGCATCTCGAAACCAAAGACACCGAAGTCGTCCGCGTGACTTCCCCGCTCTCCTGGAAAAATAAGTGGGGCGACCGGACTGAAACTGCCAAGGGACACGGTGGACTCTGCGTTCGCGGCCGATTCGGATTCCAGTACATCGACAGTGAACAACGCCTTCGGCAGCCTCTCGTCCGCACGGGCGAGACGCTGACGGAAACGCCGTGGCTCGACACCATGCAAACTGTGATCGATCGATTGTCCGACATTCATCGGAAGCACGGACCGGAGTCGATCGCCGGGCTGATTACCGCGCGCTGCACGAACGAAGAATTGTATCTGTTCCAGAAACTCATGCGCGCCGGGCTAAGAACCAACCAGCTCGACAGCAGTGCCCGCTACGGCCACCTCAACTATGTTCATGCCGTACGTCATGCCGTCGGCGTCGGCCGTCCGCTCAACGACTGGGAAGATTTGACCAAAGCCAAAGCCATCTTGGTCATCGGCTCGAATATCACGGAAACTAACCCGCTGACGGCTGTCCGCATCAAGGAAGCCATCCGCGTGTATCACTCCCAGGTCATCGTCGTCGACTCTGCCAACACCAACATCGCGCAACTAGCTTCGCATCCGCTTTTGGTCAAGCCAGGCAGCGAATCGTTCTTGATCGATGGGCTGGTGAAATCGGTGATCGAACAGGATCTGATCGATGAAGCCAGCACCACTCGGCACCCGCAGGCTTTTTCCGCATTGAAGCAAGCCCTGGCACAGGTCTCCCTCGAACAGGTCTCCGCACAGACCGGCATCGCAGTCGAGCAGATCCGGGAAATCGCCGCCATTTTTGCTGAAGCCCCGCGCGCCATTGCGTTGTGTGCCGAAGGCATCGTCCGGCAGCCGAACGGTTACCAGAACGTTCTCAAGCTGATTGATCTCGCCTGGGTGACGGGCAAGTTAGGTCAACCCGGATGCGGCGTGACCACGGTCACAGAAGAAATCAATGAGCAGGGTGCAGTGGATATGGGCGTCGCACCGGAATTCCTCCCCGGGCAGGCACGATTCGATGATCCAGGGGCAAGGGAACGCTTCGAGAAAGCTTGGGACGTGACCCTTCCTGCCAGCGGAAGCGGCGCTAATTTCCTGGAAATTCTCGCCCGTATTCGAAACGGCCAGATCAAGGCGTTGTATGTCATCGGAGAGAATCCCCTGGCCACTTTGCCCGCCTCCATGGATGTGAACGGGACGCTCGAGAAGCTCCAACTGCTCATCGTTCAAGACCCCTTCCTCACAGAGACAGGGCAAATGGCGCATGTCGTCCTCCCGGCTGCCACCTACGCGGAAAAGGACGGCACCTTCACCAATCTGGAGGGCAAAGTGCTCCGTGTGCGTCAGGCAGTTGATCAGGTCGGGGAAAGCCTGCCGGACTGGCATATCATGACGGCGCTGGCCAACGGTTTGGGATATGACTGGACCTATGAATCGCCGCAAGACGTGCAGAATGAAATCATGAAGCTGTTACCGGGCTACTACAATCTCGGCCAGCCTCGCCGCGTCTCGCCATCGGCCGATGCCTATTTGTCGAACGGCTATGAGGCTGAAGTCGCGAGCCGGTATCACCGCCAGACAGCACAATCAACGTCCAGCGACGACACGCAGCCCTTTACCTTACTGACCGGACAAGTGCTCTATCATTCCGGGAAAATGTCCACGCATGCATCGGGGCTCATCAATATCGAACCGAACAACGGGCGTATACGAATGAATCCAGCCGATGTGGAACGGCTCGGACTGAACGATCAATCCACCATTCGCCTCACCTCGCGGCAAGGTTCCGTGCAAGCCGGCGTAAAAGCCGATCCCGATATCCAACCCGGATCGTGCTTCTTCCCCGAGCATTTTAATGAGCCGGCCGTGAAGGACCTGATGGCCGTAGAGGTGGACGCAGTCACGGGAGTTCCGTACTTCAAATCCACGCGTGTAAAGATTGAAAAGGTTGGTGCGTAAGAGTAAGCTCGCTCGTCTTTTTGATGTCGACAGAGGTGGTGAGAATGAGTGTCGGGGCCTTGACCAAGAAAATTCTTCAGGCGGCGTTGTTCTACGAAATTTGGGACGCCATGAAGGTGACCTTCAAGCATATGTTTCATCGCCCCATCACCTTCCAATACCCGCGCGAACAACGCACCATCCCCGACGGTCACCGCGGCGCATTAGGGCTGCTTCGTTATGGAGACGGCCGGGACCGCTGCGTGGGATGCGACCTTTGCGAAGCGGCATGTCCGTCCCGTTGTATCAAAGTCATCAGCCAGGAAGACCCAGAACGTCCCTTGCAGCGCTTTGCCAGCGAGTTCTACATCGACATCACCAAGTGCGTGTTTTGCGGTTATTGTGTCGAGGCATGCCCTGTCAACGCGCTCGCGATGACCAAGATGTACGAATACTCGACCCACGACAAGCGCACCCTCCTCTTCGACAAGAAAAGGCTCTACGAGGTCGGCGAACGTCACCTCGAGGAC from Nitrospira sp. ND1 includes the following:
- the nuoI gene encoding NADH-quinone oxidoreductase subunit NuoI; translated protein: MTKKILQAALFYEIWDAMKVTFKHMFHRPITFQYPREQRTIPDGHRGALGLLRYGDGRDRCVGCDLCEAACPSRCIKVISQEDPERPLQRFASEFYIDITKCVFCGYCVEACPVNALAMTKMYEYSTHDKRTLLFDKKRLYEVGERHLEDAKKYLYAHNQEKNSDESREYRYYFPQSVLKPTQSQPKHLS